A single Streptomyces sannanensis DNA region contains:
- a CDS encoding branched-chain amino acid ABC transporter permease: MTAVQNQNPPVKPVRGRGPSVVTRLLENRRLGWGGLAIGLLAPFVTATPYALNVMTSAAVFVMLAVGLNIVVGYCGLLDLGFAAFLAVGAYTGGILATRMEVPLLATVPVVVLVTVVAGVVIGGPTLRLRSDYLAIVTLGFGEIIRIVANNLDITGGPSGIYGIPGLLGDTLSDPVTFYYTTVVIVSVAVLFAARLGRSRIGRAWRFVREDEDAAEASGINTYRVKLAAYVAGAVWGGLSGVLFAAQLSAVSPASFTFLQSALVLMAVVLGGMGSTRGVVVGAVFISLLPELLRDLADYRFFVFGVLLIVVMLLRPQGLWPQHGREPDDTAARSTPGAPAPAAALAAKEDE, from the coding sequence ATGACGGCCGTCCAGAACCAGAACCCACCGGTCAAGCCGGTCAGGGGGCGCGGACCCTCGGTCGTCACACGGCTGCTGGAGAACCGGAGGCTCGGCTGGGGCGGGCTCGCGATCGGCCTGCTGGCCCCGTTCGTGACTGCCACCCCGTACGCCCTGAACGTGATGACCAGCGCGGCCGTCTTCGTGATGCTCGCCGTCGGTCTGAACATCGTCGTCGGCTACTGCGGCCTGCTCGACCTGGGCTTCGCCGCCTTCCTCGCCGTCGGCGCGTACACCGGCGGGATACTCGCCACGCGGATGGAGGTTCCGCTCCTGGCCACCGTGCCGGTCGTCGTTCTGGTGACGGTGGTGGCCGGAGTGGTGATCGGAGGCCCGACGCTACGGCTGCGCAGCGACTATCTGGCGATCGTCACCCTCGGCTTCGGGGAGATCATCCGGATCGTCGCCAACAACCTGGACATCACCGGCGGCCCTTCGGGGATCTACGGCATACCGGGGCTGCTCGGCGACACGCTCTCGGATCCGGTCACCTTCTACTACACCACCGTGGTGATCGTCTCGGTCGCGGTGCTGTTCGCCGCCCGGCTCGGCCGCTCCCGTATCGGGCGCGCCTGGCGGTTCGTCAGGGAGGACGAGGACGCGGCCGAAGCCAGCGGAATCAATACGTACCGGGTCAAGCTGGCCGCCTATGTCGCGGGCGCGGTCTGGGGAGGGCTCTCGGGGGTGCTGTTCGCCGCCCAGCTCTCGGCGGTCTCCCCGGCCAGCTTCACGTTCCTGCAGTCCGCCCTCGTCCTGATGGCGGTCGTGCTCGGCGGCATGGGCTCCACCCGCGGTGTCGTGGTCGGCGCCGTCTTCATCAGCCTGCTCCCCGAGCTGCTGCGGGACCTGGCCGACTACCGGTTCTTCGTGTTCGGCGTGCTGCTCATCGTCGTCATGCTGCTCCGCCCCCAGGGCCTGTGGCCGCAGCACGGGCGTGAGCCAGACGACACGGCGGCCCGCAGCACGCCCGGCGCACCCGCGCCCGCGGCCGCTCTGGCGGCGAAGGAGGACGA